TTTcaatttacaatgtttaaatggaTATCGGGTTCATGTTCATTTCGGCACGTGACCTCTATGTGCGAAGTTTGTTAATCTCATAGCCTCTAGGGGTTTCATCTGGAACTCCTGCTGGATATCTTCGCTACTCAGGGTACTTAACGTCATCCCGTCgattaaattattttggaacacATCCGCATAGTTTTCCAGTCGTAACACTTTTAGATACGCGCATACTTCacttattttcaactttttaacaTCGTCTGCAGAATTTACCTCTGGTAGACTGTCGTCTTGTTGAGTACTTTTTAAACTGGAAGTTACTCTGTGTGGCCGGACTGGTTTAATGTTTTCAGTTTTATGGTGGGTTTTTGCAGGCATAGTCTGTTTCTTTTCAACATGTGTTTGCATTGGTGCTATGCTTGTTCGAGGGACGTCGTTGGAATACAAGGCAAACTCTTTGGACACAGTGTAAGGTCGAGTAGGCGGTGTCTCTGTTACCGACCGCGATTGTATCTGTTTTGGTAATTTCCATGTTTCGTTAGCATTCACTTCCGGTATGGCCGGCGGTGGCCGCATGGGTTTGAGCGTGACCGGAGGCGGCCCCTTACAAGAAGCAGACGAATCTTCCGGTGATTGGTAAGGTTCCGCCGGTGGGTGTTGCCTAGcctttaaagcttttttaaaCTCGGCAGCAATACCTCTTGTTACTTTCGGTGATTCTTTCTCTTTGTTCACGGTCTGCATTGAATCCTTAGCGATAGGTGCAGACGGTGGCGGTGGTTTGCTTTTTAAGATGGACAAAGGAGGTGCATTAGAGCGTTGTTTACCGATTTCGTCATAGACTGTCCCCTCCGACTCCAAAAGTTTGCACGTGTCGCCGTTAGTGTTTTCAACGGTGTAGGCGGGGTCATCCATGGCGCTGATGGTCTCGTTTGGACGTACGTGCGGCGTCTGGAACACCTTGGCGAGGTTCGAGTAGACCCGCGGCTCCACATACGAGTACAAGGACCCCGAGTGAACTGCGGATGGATCGTACTGGCCGATACCTGCCggatacatatacacatatcgCCAATAAAAGATATGCCCAGCATTTGGTCGAGACAGACggtcaaaattaatacatgatatattaaatgttttgttcgaatcctttttaaatacataacaataatacaacataACTTTGAGTCATTACTTTAAAACAGCATTTTAAATTGGATACGTTCAGTGCCTTTCAGGCTTTCGATGACTTGGTAGCGCTCATTTTTGAACGCGTGGAAAGAAAATCCAATGGCCGTGTATACATGTAcggagaaaaaaataacaataggaACTTTACAATATATGCAGCATGTCGAATCAGTGAGTGACCAGCCGTGCATAATATGGTTAATTCATGAAGTATACTTGGTCTTCAAGTATATGTATAGAATAGTACAACGTATACCGTTCAATGATCTTAAAatgatactcgtatttaaaatcaatacatacacatgtataacatacataaTTTTTGAATGgtacacctttaactacttagtaaataatgtatatatggaaaatattaattactgataacaatattgtaaccctGTATTTGATAGCTTAAAACgccaaatattaaatgattggtgagtgctaaaaatACAGTGATCAACTGTCGTCTCAGAAAGTTGCACtaacgtgttttctgcacatttctttcaaattaaacacggtatccttaataagaaccaatgattttggtatttattcaccatttatgtaaatcaaaataattgtaataattgcgttacatcttatttgggagtaagagtgcgtcCGTAAGCACAGGTGTTTCCTTCAAGAATCGTTCACCCTATATATAATCTATTGTCAATacattatactttttatatagGGTAAAGAAATCGAGAGAAACCCCTGTGGTCTAAAGTACGTGTACCTTGGTTCCCAAAGGAGAGGTCATACTCGATGTACGAGCTGGCGTTGTCCAGTTCCTCCTGGTAGCTAGCCCACTTCTGCTTCGCGACCCCCTTTATGCCGGTAATCAGCGCCAGGCGGAGCTGGGACAAATACAGAGGCACGTGGATCACATCCGGGTCCATCACGCCTGGAAAACGAGGTTTATTTAAATCTCATTTATGGTGaaacaatttatgaaattgTATTATTGACTACCGTCGGCACAATGTAACACTAGAGTGTGGTACTATGAAGTTTGGGAAACCAGAGTGCCTATCTCCCGTTTGGTGACAATCTACAGAACACGCATGTGCTGAAGCCAACTCGAACCAGGTAGAGGGAGGCgagtaaatataaaacattttaagcgAAAGCCatataaaggttttatttttatcaggCAAGTGTTTAAGTTTCTGAGTTATTTGTGCCAATGTGAGCATGACAAACCAAACCAACAATGTTCTTGTCGAAGAAAGTGACATTTAGTACGATATACAAAAGTACGAGGCCCACAAAAATGTGGGAAATACTGAAATTTACgtgaacaattattaaaagacACACACAGCCATAACGATTTCGTAATATATACGATCCCTTTTTCGAGAtctttaatacaataaaatctcCATTGTAGGTTATctttagaaatatttaagtgTAGGGGACATCGCTgtcgtgtgcgtgcgtgtgtgcgtgcgcgcgcgtttgtgtgtgtgtgcgtgtttgtgtgtgtgattGTGCTTAACGGTGTGGTTGAAACCCGTGCATTCATGTTTTAGAGGTGGGTTTTTTGCTGTGGATGTGTTTGTGTGGGTGGGGAGGGGGGTCCCAGATTTTGCGTTAGGATGAGTGTGCGTGCgttcgtgtgtgtgtgcgtgtgtgtgtgtgcgtgcgtgcgtgcgtgcgtgcgtgcgtacgtgcgtgcgttgATTTATTTGCTTTACCATACTGATGGAATAGAATTGATATCATATTATCtaaagatgtacatgtatgagtttatttattatttatttatttatttatttattatccaGAGTTATAAAATTGGCTGTAGACATCATTGAGGAAGTTTAAGTTTACCCGGATGAATTGTTTCAGAGCTTGCATGCAAAAGTTTAACAAACTCAAAGCCTAAAACGGCTTTGAAATTGGCATTAAATGATAACATCTAGTTTATTACCTCGGGAAGGTGTTGGGCGGATTAAATGATACACATGAATGACTACTAAAGAATGTGCACGACGGTGGATTACAACAAAATTGGAaactgtgatatttgttttcgttATCTTATGTAAATACTGTGATGATTTGTTCTGAATTGTAATACAATATTGCCCTACTTCCTTCTCTGCAAAAAGAGGACTTTTTCCAGCGCATAATATCTGCAGTTAAATATCTCGGCAAACTTGCactgtaaacatgtttttttgtaaaacgtGGGATTAATCCTAAAATCAACATTGAGAGAGCTTTAACTAACAGACGTTTTTTGCTTGCGCATTTGTATTCAACACAGaaggaagtaccttgaaataaacaatacatgactttggaaacaatttcaaacggGGCCATTTCCCCTTATACTAAAGCAGACCCCCGGCtgtttttctgtattaacaatCATCAGCTAATCGAATcactgaaattatttaaaaaagataacacaAGTTATGTGCACATTTAATACTGATACCTAGTAACGCCCCCTTTCACTTAAGGTATAATATCACCCCTCTTTggtattttcttaaatatgaacTATAACATCAATtcgattgtttagaactttgttacGGTTAACAACGTGACTGACGACATCGTTCTTAACTTTAGAACGTGAACTATATCGTGATatgctcacatatttaaatataaacaatttcagcTAAACAGTTGCCTCAAATCTTGCTAGAAATGCGGCAGACCACAAGTAGATTTATAAAATTTCTGAAGCAGAAACGatatgaaagttaacaacgatgacgttaacaaggTTGTTAACTTTATAATCGGCCAAATATGCCTCATTACCGTCCGTTATAAAGTTCCCTAACAGAAACATCTCGTCAAACTTCTGGAGGAGGTCGAGTCTGGGAAGGTGGTTGGTGCTTATCTGTTGGCCGTCCACGTGAATCGTGCGATCGCGTGGAAACTCCACACACACCGGAAGTGGGTACTCGCTCAAGATGGCCGACATCGTCTTCTCTTTGCGCACTGTGGTAGAGGAATCGAATTGGTTTTAGATGAAAAGATGTgcctttttattaatttaacttttaatttatataatcaaAGGGTAATTAGTTTTGCATTTTGAGCaggaatgtcgtattcgactcccGTGGTCTTTTTTGGCAGATTTTGATTCCACTCGGCTTGCGGAAGAATCAACTCGAGTTcggatcaaaatgcagtactaataaccctactATATTTTCAACTTTCTTTTTTCTGTTCTCATGTTAAgtcagtatttgtttatttttggatGTCATATTTCCAACTCAAGATGAACATAGACTATGCATAATATTAGTCGCAAAATACTACGTGTTTTTCACTGACAGCAACTTCGCCTTTTGTGGGTTTTAAACTTTGCTCTTGATCTCGGACACCAAACATAATGTTCCATACGACTTGTACCAAAATGACgcgtgttcattttttttttcaagcctAATGAAACTCCCAAATAATTCTATAGAAATAAACagggttttttaaaaaaagtgttacgtttgttgtgtttgttgacgACGCACATCCTCTCCTGGTATACAGTGGGTATGGATATGAGCTTGGTATAGTTCAGGTACTCCGACAGTGCTATCACGCGCTGTTGCTTGGACACGGTCTGGATACGGATTATCTAGAGTaggaaaagaaataaaattaaggaTGGCCATGTGCGTTAATAatccaccaccaacaccaccattaCCATCAACATCATTGTCAGTGTTTATGTTCTTGTTATAAAGGCTTTGATACTCTTCAAGCCGTCAACCCTTACCATTTCCCTGTCAAACGTGTCCTCCGTG
This genomic stretch from Mya arenaria isolate MELC-2E11 chromosome 10, ASM2691426v1 harbors:
- the LOC128204398 gene encoding uncharacterized protein LOC128204398; its protein translation is MDFEVDKRDYSVAEFHETFQDNLPRIVMVSQGFYGEITEDTFDREMIIRIQTVSKQQRVIALSEYLNYTKLISIPTVYQERMCVVNKHNKLRKEKTMSAILSEYPLPVCVEFPRDRTIHVDGQQISTNHLPRLDLLQKFDEMFLLGNFITDGVMDPDVIHVPLYLSQLRLALITGIKGVAKQKWASYQEELDNASSYIEYDLSFGNQGIGQYDPSAVHSGSLYSYVEPRVYSNLAKVFQTPHVRPNETISAMDDPAYTVENTNGDTCKLLESEGTVYDEIGKQRSNAPPLSILKSKPPPPSAPIAKDSMQTVNKEKESPKVTRGIAAEFKKALKARQHPPAEPYQSPEDSSASCKGPPPVTLKPMRPPPAIPEVNANETWKLPKQIQSRSVTETPPTRPYTVSKEFALYSNDVPRTSIAPMQTHVEKKQTMPAKTHHKTENIKPVRPHRVTSSLKSTQQDDSLPEVNSADDVKKLKISEVCAYLKVLRLENYADVFQNNLIDGMTLSTLSSEDIQQEFQMKPLEAMRLTNFAHRGHVPK